One genomic region from bacterium encodes:
- the nuoD gene encoding NADH dehydrogenase (quinone) subunit D — MPDTQELTINMGPQHPSTHGVLRLVLNLDGEIITKITPHIGYLHRGIEKMAENMTYAQFLPITDRLDYLAPVSNNLAYCLAVEKLLGLEIPKRASYIRVILTELNRIASHLVWIGTHALDIGAYTPFLYAFREREAILDIYELFCGARFTTSCFRIGGLPQDIPTGFVEKVEKFVKIFPKKVDEYEALLTKNEIWLRRTQFVGIISKEDGINYSLSGPSLRGSGVQWDIRKAEPYCVYDEFEFDIPTGRGIGDVYDRYLVRMEEMRQSCKIVQQAITKIPEGDFIVREAKIVPPPKERVLTDIEALIHHFKLVIEGFKPPKRAVYASIEAPKGELGFYIVSDGSNKPYRLKIRPPSFANLQSIDKMIEGGMMVADVVAIIGSLDIVLGEIDR; from the coding sequence ATGCCTGATACTCAAGAATTAACAATTAATATGGGTCCTCAACACCCAAGCACGCATGGTGTTTTGCGCCTGGTGTTAAATTTAGATGGGGAAATTATTACCAAAATTACTCCACATATCGGTTATTTACATCGCGGGATAGAGAAAATGGCGGAAAATATGACCTATGCCCAATTCCTGCCGATAACAGATAGACTGGATTATTTAGCCCCTGTTTCCAATAACCTGGCTTATTGTTTAGCCGTAGAAAAATTGCTAGGATTGGAAATTCCAAAACGAGCAAGTTATATACGGGTCATCCTGACTGAGTTAAATCGAATTGCCAGTCATTTAGTCTGGATTGGCACTCATGCCCTTGACATTGGTGCTTATACCCCGTTTTTATATGCCTTCCGTGAAAGAGAGGCAATCCTGGATATTTATGAATTATTCTGTGGAGCAAGATTCACTACCTCCTGTTTTAGAATAGGTGGTTTACCACAAGATATACCCACAGGATTTGTTGAAAAGGTAGAAAAATTTGTTAAGATATTCCCCAAAAAAGTTGATGAATATGAGGCTTTATTGACTAAAAATGAGATTTGGCTCCGCAGAACTCAATTTGTAGGCATCATCTCTAAAGAAGATGGGATTAATTATAGCCTTTCTGGCCCTTCATTGCGAGGTAGCGGTGTTCAATGGGATATTCGTAAGGCAGAACCTTATTGCGTCTATGATGAGTTTGAGTTCGATATTCCTACGGGTAGAGGGATTGGGGATGTGTATGACCGATATTTGGTGCGAATGGAAGAGATGCGGCAAAGCTGTAAAATTGTCCAGCAGGCAATCACAAAAATTCCAGAAGGCGATTTTATTGTCAGAGAGGCAAAAATTGTTCCGCCACCCAAAGAACGAGTATTGACCGACATCGAGGCACTTATCCACCATTTTAAATTGGTTATAGAAGGGTTTAAACCACCAAAAAGAGCGGTTTATGCCTCCATTGAAGCACCAAAGGGTGAACTTGGATTTTACATTGTTTCTGATGGCTCAAACAAACCATATCGTTTGAAAATCCGTCCACCATCTTTTGCCAATTTACAGTCTATTGACAAGATGATTGAAGGTGGAATGATGGTTGCAGATGTCGTTGCTATCATCGGCAGCCTGGACATTGTTTTAGGGGAGATAGATAGGTAA
- a CDS encoding type II toxin-antitoxin system RelE/ParE family toxin: protein MWRIDLSKEVDKFVNKQGISDEEIAKIIRRFISYCKGMDINIDVKKMKGKWEGFHRIKMGKIRIILKINFKEQSIFIDRIDYRGQAYK from the coding sequence GTGTGGAGAATAGACTTAAGTAAAGAGGTAGATAAATTTGTCAACAAACAAGGAATAAGTGATGAGGAAATAGCAAAAATCATAAGAAGATTTATAAGTTATTGTAAGGGGATGGATATAAATATTGATGTTAAAAAGATGAAGGGCAAGTGGGAAGGATTCCACAGGATAAAAATGGGTAAGATAAGAATCATATTGAAGATCAACTTTAAAGAACAAAGCATATTTATAGATAGAATAGATTATCGAGGACAAGCATACAAATAA